In Sphingomonas crocodyli, one genomic interval encodes:
- a CDS encoding Crp/Fnr family transcriptional regulator has protein sequence MHQSPLLRKLEAVETLSSSEVDCLQRMCVDVREISRRADIVSRGDDADYVHLMLEGWGARYFDLPDGSRQITAFLIPGDFCDIHVTTLAAMDHGIIALTNCRVAFIGKSAIEEVTRSTPALTRAFWRATLVDEAILRQWIVSLGRRDAKQRIAHMLCELHLRLRLVGLTDDGNMHLPLTQEDIADACGLTPVHVNRTVQGLRKQGLVDRGSDLHILNVQGLRRVAAFDPSYLHLKRADRAV, from the coding sequence ATGCACCAAAGCCCTCTTCTTCGGAAGCTCGAAGCCGTCGAGACGCTCAGCAGTTCAGAGGTCGACTGCCTGCAGCGGATGTGCGTCGACGTTCGCGAGATTTCACGGCGAGCGGACATTGTCTCGCGAGGCGATGATGCCGATTATGTTCATCTCATGCTCGAGGGATGGGGAGCACGCTACTTCGATCTTCCTGATGGCTCTCGTCAGATTACCGCCTTCCTCATCCCCGGAGATTTTTGCGACATCCATGTGACAACTCTGGCTGCGATGGATCATGGAATCATCGCGCTGACGAATTGCCGAGTTGCATTCATTGGTAAGAGCGCGATCGAAGAGGTGACTCGCTCCACGCCGGCTCTGACACGCGCGTTCTGGCGAGCCACGCTCGTGGATGAGGCCATCTTGCGTCAGTGGATCGTCAGCCTTGGTCGGCGGGATGCCAAGCAACGCATTGCCCACATGTTGTGTGAGCTTCACCTTCGATTGCGTTTGGTGGGCCTGACCGATGACGGCAATATGCACTTGCCACTCACACAAGAAGATATTGCTGACGCGTGCGGCCTTACGCCGGTTCACGTCAACCGCACGGTCCAGGGACTGCGCAAACAGGGCTTGGTGGATCGAGGAAGCGACCTGCACATCCTCAACGTGCAAGGACTGCGGCGGGTGGCAGCCTTCGACCCCAGCTATCTGCATCTCAAGCGGGCGGACCGCGCAGTTTGA
- a CDS encoding DUF6894 family protein — MPTYRIHLRRRNSVEPDMIGIVFPDLHRAYIETCRSIPETARDLLIDGADPMVCAYLICDDKGRQLMEVPFADVLSTAEIRVSRGAGGTRPTHQREPARDEAALISFRQIFARANAGCILLTPELVVKDINEYGRLHSHTDLEAVRDVYVLDAFDLAGPLKTILAKFWTLPQCGGTAQLVDMPYCVLDAAGNAINGWWSARAWPLVGDDGSVIGLAAWGEPSVTPRAGGKTAVLSA; from the coding sequence ATGCCGACCTATAGAATCCACCTCCGTCGCCGAAATTCTGTTGAGCCCGATATGATCGGTATCGTGTTCCCCGACCTGCACAGAGCCTATATCGAAACCTGCAGATCAATACCCGAAACTGCTCGCGATCTGCTGATCGACGGCGCGGATCCGATGGTGTGCGCCTATCTGATCTGCGACGATAAGGGACGGCAGCTGATGGAGGTTCCTTTCGCGGACGTTCTGTCGACGGCCGAGATACGTGTGAGCCGCGGGGCGGGTGGGACGCGACCGACCCATCAACGCGAGCCGGCGCGCGATGAGGCCGCACTGATCAGTTTCCGCCAGATCTTTGCCCGCGCCAATGCAGGTTGCATCCTGCTGACGCCCGAACTGGTCGTGAAAGACATCAACGAGTATGGCAGATTACACAGTCATACCGACCTCGAAGCCGTCCGAGACGTTTATGTTCTGGATGCTTTCGATCTCGCCGGTCCGCTCAAGACTATATTGGCGAAGTTCTGGACACTGCCGCAGTGCGGGGGCACCGCTCAGCTTGTCGACATGCCATATTGCGTGCTGGATGCAGCTGGAAACGCAATCAATGGTTGGTGGAGCGCGCGCGCCTGGCCTCTTGTTGGAGACGATGGCAGCGTGATCGGACTGGCCGCGTGGGGTGAACCTTCGGTCACGCCCCGCGCAGGCGGCAAGACGGCTGTCCTCTCCGCGTAG